Proteins from one Acetobacteroides hydrogenigenes genomic window:
- a CDS encoding glycosyltransferase WbsX family protein gives MKKARVIAFYLPQFHPIPENDKYWGKGFTEWTNVGKAKPLFRGHYQPRIPADLGYYDLRIPEIRELQAQMAQENGIEGFMYWHYWFGNGRRVLERPFNEVLISGKPNFPFCLGWANHSWTTRTWVNQNQWKHDCSIIKQLYPGKQDYLNHFYTVLPAFQDKRYIQVDGKPVFLFYAPLDFPDIKLFMELWQDNAIKNGLNGVHFVGLSGGWIENNQKILDLGVDAIAPGNLWHAEYKSKGYIRKMLEHKIRDFFPNIQLDRYKYKTIIKNYFTEFDYHDNVYPTIIPQWDRSPRSGRKAIIYTDSTPELFKKHIQDALSIISNKPEEKKIIFLRSWNEWGEGNYVEPDLKFGHGYLNVLKECILNN, from the coding sequence ATGAAAAAGGCTAGAGTTATTGCTTTTTATCTTCCTCAATTTCATCCAATTCCCGAAAATGATAAATATTGGGGAAAAGGATTTACAGAATGGACAAATGTAGGCAAAGCAAAACCTCTTTTTAGAGGTCACTATCAACCAAGAATACCTGCCGATTTAGGTTACTACGACTTGAGAATACCTGAAATAAGAGAATTGCAGGCCCAAATGGCACAAGAAAATGGGATTGAAGGTTTTATGTATTGGCATTACTGGTTTGGCAATGGAAGAAGAGTACTGGAACGTCCTTTTAATGAAGTTCTAATTTCTGGCAAACCAAATTTTCCTTTTTGTTTAGGTTGGGCAAATCACTCATGGACAACACGTACATGGGTCAATCAAAATCAATGGAAGCATGATTGTTCCATTATTAAACAACTTTATCCTGGAAAACAAGACTATCTAAACCACTTTTACACAGTTTTACCAGCATTTCAAGATAAACGATATATCCAAGTAGACGGTAAACCTGTATTCTTGTTTTATGCACCCTTAGACTTTCCTGATATTAAACTTTTTATGGAACTTTGGCAAGATAATGCTATTAAAAATGGGCTAAATGGTGTGCATTTTGTTGGTTTATCAGGAGGCTGGATAGAAAATAATCAAAAAATACTAGATCTTGGTGTTGATGCAATTGCACCAGGTAATTTATGGCATGCTGAGTACAAATCAAAAGGATATATCAGAAAAATGCTAGAACACAAAATTCGTGATTTCTTTCCAAATATCCAATTAGACAGATACAAATATAAAACAATTATTAAAAATTATTTTACAGAATTTGATTATCATGATAATGTATATCCAACAATTATCCCTCAATGGGATCGATCACCTCGCTCGGGAAGAAAAGCTATTATATATACTGATTCTACTCCAGAACTATTTAAAAAACATATACAAGACGCTCTTTCAATTATCTCAAATAAGCCTGAAGAAAAAAAGATAATCTTCCTCCGTTCATGGAATGAATGGGGAGAAGGCAACTATGTCGAACCCGATTTGAAATTTGGACATGGTTATTTGAATGTTTTAAAAGAATGTATATTAAACAACTAA
- a CDS encoding glycosyltransferase: protein MKILQIIYSLSSGGAERFVVDLSNELKNLGEEVYLTTIKYKNSESDTFYLHDLSSDVEIINLESKTKYSLKGFLKNYYLVYRMKPDVVHLHLNLALINFILPILFLRRKTVYVQTLHNKAENYKNKTLSFFLMKFLYSLNLVKLITISADNDKSFERVFNRKSDTVIINGRAKMQKTNLFDITNKEINKLKQTKNTIIFLHIARCAPQKNQKLLISAFNKFIENGEDAILLIIGSGYDTKEGENLKSISNNNIFYLGPKQNVADYYFLSDAFCLSSLYEGMPITLIEALACGITPISTPVSGVIDIINDGVPCYISSDFSVNSYYNALNKYILKRNNIDNKLFTRYYENNLSMDNCATKYLNFYKNCINKTKSRKTFSIFTIK from the coding sequence ATGAAAATTCTTCAAATCATATATTCTCTATCATCTGGAGGTGCTGAACGCTTTGTGGTAGACTTATCAAACGAATTAAAAAATTTAGGGGAAGAAGTATATTTAACCACTATCAAATATAAAAATAGTGAATCAGACACGTTCTATTTACACGACTTATCTTCAGATGTAGAAATTATCAATCTTGAATCAAAGACTAAATATAGTTTAAAAGGCTTTCTTAAAAACTATTATCTCGTATATCGAATGAAACCAGATGTCGTTCATTTACACCTTAACTTAGCATTAATCAATTTTATACTCCCAATACTGTTTTTGAGAAGAAAAACTGTTTATGTACAAACGTTACATAACAAAGCTGAAAATTATAAAAATAAAACACTAAGTTTTTTCTTAATGAAATTTTTATACTCATTGAATCTTGTAAAATTAATCACAATTTCTGCCGATAATGATAAATCATTCGAAAGGGTGTTTAATCGAAAAAGCGATACCGTTATTATTAATGGAAGAGCAAAGATGCAGAAAACAAACTTATTCGATATTACTAATAAAGAGATAAATAAATTAAAACAAACAAAAAATACAATTATTTTTCTCCACATTGCTAGATGTGCTCCACAAAAAAATCAGAAACTTCTTATTTCTGCTTTTAATAAATTTATTGAAAATGGGGAAGATGCAATTTTATTAATAATTGGATCTGGCTATGACACTAAGGAAGGTGAAAATTTGAAATCAATTTCCAATAATAATATATTCTATTTAGGTCCTAAGCAAAATGTAGCTGATTACTATTTTTTATCTGATGCTTTCTGCTTATCATCATTATATGAAGGAATGCCAATTACATTAATTGAAGCATTAGCCTGCGGAATAACACCAATTTCGACACCTGTTAGTGGTGTAATTGATATTATAAACGATGGAGTTCCTTGCTATATTTCAAGTGACTTTTCAGTTAATAGTTACTACAATGCATTAAATAAGTATATACTTAAAAGAAACAACATTGATAATAAATTATTTACAAGATACTATGAGAATAATTTATCAATGGATAACTGCGCAACTAAATATTTAAACTTTTATAAAAATTGTATAAATAAAACTAAGTCGCGAAAAACATTCTCCATCTTTACTATAAAATAA